A window of Kribbella voronezhensis genomic DNA:
ACAGTGGAGACCTCCGGCCGCCACAGGTACTACCGCCTCGCCGGTCCGGAGGTAGCCGCCGCAGTCGAAGCGGTGGCCAGGATCGCTCGCCCACAGCCGATCAGGTCGCTACGGCAGAGCACCAGAGCGGCAGCGCTCCGCGAGGCCCGCACCTGCTACGACCACGTCGCCGGGCGGCTCGGAGTCGCCCTACTGGAAGCCCTCGTACGCCGGGAGGCGCTCCTGCGAACTGATGGCGGCTCCGGCGCGGAGCGGCGACCAGACGACCCACTGGCTCAGCAATTGCCGCACGGCCCGTACGAGCTGGGCCCGGCCGCACCCGAGATCTTCGGCGAGCTCGGCATCGACCTGTCGGCAGGCGGCTCGTCGCGCCGCCTGTTGCG
This region includes:
- a CDS encoding ArsR/SmtB family transcription factor, with protein sequence MERAGDADVAAAAALLAEPARAKVLMALADGRALPASLLATEAGVSAQTVSSHLRKLLDGGLLTVETSGRHRYYRLAGPEVAAAVEAVARIARPQPIRSLRQSTRAAALREARTCYDHVAGRLGVALLEALVRREALLRTDGGSGAERRPDDPLAQQLPHGPYELGPAAPEIFGELGIDLSAGGSSRRLLRFCVDWSEQRHHLAGRLGAALATALFDRAWIARRPHHRAIDLTSAGRAGLTELKLLA